Proteins co-encoded in one Pseudarthrobacter chlorophenolicus A6 genomic window:
- a CDS encoding ABC transporter substrate-binding protein, with protein MKNPSKFSVLSAAAACLAVSLTACGSSSPGKSDVNGATGSEAVTLTVGTFNEFGYEALFKEYEAQNPNVTIQHKKAATTNEARDNLTTRLAAGSGLSDIEAVEVDWLPELLQYPDRFADLADPAVEGRWLDWKAQAATTADGKLLGYGTDSGPEAVCYNSELLRKAGLPTERGEVAKMLGTSWDSYFDAGKKFKAANPGSAWFDSAGAIYQGMSNQLEKVYEEEDGSVIATENQQVKDTYKQVLKASTEDGLSAHLKQWSDDWASGFQTGAFATTLCPGWMLGVIEGNAAGVTGWDVANVFPGGGGNWGGSYLTVPTQGAHQAEAKKLAAWLTAPEQQIKAFTAKGTFPSQKEALESSELLGQTSKFFDGAPTGEIFAERAKAVDVTPFKGTKYFAINDAMQQALARVDVDKSDDAASSWDKFVTAVKSL; from the coding sequence GTGAAAAACCCCAGCAAGTTCTCCGTGCTTTCGGCCGCTGCCGCTTGCCTTGCCGTGTCGCTCACGGCGTGCGGTTCCTCATCGCCCGGGAAGTCAGATGTGAACGGCGCCACCGGGTCAGAGGCTGTCACACTCACCGTCGGCACGTTCAACGAGTTTGGCTACGAAGCGCTCTTCAAGGAGTACGAAGCACAGAACCCCAATGTGACCATCCAGCACAAGAAGGCTGCGACCACCAACGAGGCACGTGACAACCTCACGACGCGCCTCGCCGCAGGCTCGGGCCTGTCCGATATCGAGGCCGTGGAAGTGGACTGGCTTCCCGAACTGCTGCAGTATCCTGACCGCTTCGCGGACCTGGCCGACCCCGCAGTTGAAGGGCGCTGGCTGGATTGGAAGGCCCAGGCTGCCACCACCGCGGACGGCAAGCTGCTTGGCTACGGGACAGACTCCGGCCCCGAGGCCGTCTGCTACAACTCCGAACTTCTCAGGAAGGCCGGCCTGCCCACCGAGCGTGGCGAGGTGGCCAAAATGCTGGGCACCTCCTGGGACAGCTACTTCGACGCCGGAAAGAAGTTCAAGGCCGCAAACCCCGGTTCCGCCTGGTTCGACTCCGCCGGGGCCATCTACCAGGGCATGAGCAACCAGCTGGAAAAGGTCTATGAGGAGGAAGACGGTTCCGTCATCGCCACGGAGAACCAGCAGGTCAAGGACACCTACAAGCAGGTCCTGAAAGCCTCCACAGAGGACGGCTTGTCCGCGCACCTCAAGCAGTGGAGCGATGACTGGGCCTCCGGTTTCCAGACCGGCGCCTTCGCCACCACGCTCTGCCCGGGCTGGATGCTCGGGGTGATCGAGGGCAACGCGGCCGGGGTCACCGGCTGGGATGTGGCCAACGTCTTCCCCGGCGGTGGCGGAAACTGGGGCGGGTCCTACCTGACCGTTCCCACCCAGGGAGCGCACCAGGCCGAAGCCAAGAAACTGGCCGCATGGCTGACTGCCCCTGAGCAGCAGATCAAGGCGTTCACTGCCAAGGGCACCTTCCCCAGCCAGAAGGAGGCGCTGGAAAGCAGCGAGCTGCTGGGCCAGACGAGCAAGTTCTTCGACGGCGCCCCCACCGGCGAAATCTTCGCCGAGCGGGCCAAGGCCGTTGATGTCACGCCCTTCAAGGGAACCAAGTACTTCGCCATCAACGACGCCATGCAGCAGGCCCTCGCCCGGGTGGACGTTGACAAGTCGGACGACGCCGCTTCCTCCTGGGACAAGTTCGTCACCGCAGTGAAGTCCCTCTAG
- a CDS encoding carbohydrate ABC transporter permease: protein MAVTDRVTPQASPSPSPGAGRDGGNVRRLAFSQQVSRWDVKLSPYLYVSPFFLLFAVTGLFPLVYTAWVSLHNWNLIGGQGKFTGLENYAFVVAQPYFWNAVGNTFSIFILSSVPQVVVALVVAAVLDANLRARTFWRMGVLVPFVVAPVAVGLIFNNLFADQFGLINEMLKALGLDPVRWHSDPVASHAAIATMVNFRWTGYNALIFLAAMQAIPRDVFEAATIDGAGRLRQFFSVTVPMLRPTIIFVVITSTIGGLQIFDEPRVFDQSGLGGADRQWQTLTMYIWELGWGQRNFGRASAVAWLLFLIIVLIALLNFVITKRIASQEGRK from the coding sequence ATGGCAGTCACCGACCGGGTCACGCCCCAGGCAAGCCCCAGCCCCAGCCCCGGCGCGGGGCGTGACGGCGGAAACGTCCGGCGCCTCGCGTTCTCGCAGCAGGTTTCCAGATGGGACGTCAAGCTGTCCCCGTACCTCTACGTCTCTCCCTTCTTCCTGCTGTTCGCCGTCACTGGCCTTTTCCCGCTGGTGTACACGGCCTGGGTTTCACTGCATAACTGGAACCTCATCGGCGGGCAGGGAAAATTCACGGGACTGGAAAACTACGCCTTCGTGGTGGCCCAGCCGTACTTCTGGAACGCTGTGGGCAACACCTTCAGCATCTTCATCCTCTCCTCCGTTCCCCAGGTGGTGGTGGCCCTGGTGGTCGCTGCGGTGCTGGATGCGAACCTGCGGGCAAGGACGTTCTGGCGGATGGGGGTGCTGGTGCCGTTCGTGGTGGCCCCGGTGGCGGTGGGGCTGATCTTCAACAACCTCTTTGCCGACCAGTTCGGACTGATCAACGAGATGTTGAAGGCGCTTGGGCTTGACCCGGTCCGGTGGCACTCCGACCCGGTGGCAAGCCATGCCGCCATAGCCACCATGGTGAACTTCCGCTGGACGGGCTACAACGCCCTGATATTCCTCGCTGCCATGCAGGCGATTCCGCGGGACGTGTTCGAAGCGGCCACGATCGACGGCGCCGGCAGGCTGCGGCAGTTCTTCTCTGTGACAGTACCCATGCTTCGCCCCACCATCATTTTCGTGGTGATCACCTCAACCATCGGCGGCCTCCAGATTTTCGATGAACCCCGGGTCTTTGACCAGTCCGGCCTGGGCGGCGCGGACCGCCAGTGGCAAACGCTGACCATGTACATCTGGGAGCTCGGCTGGGGCCAGCGCAACTTCGGCAGGGCCTCCGCGGTGGCGTGGCTGCTCTTCCTGATCATCGTCCTGATTGCCCTGCTCAACTTCGTCATCACCAAACGCATTGCCAGCCAGGAAGGCCGCAAGTGA
- a CDS encoding carbohydrate ABC transporter permease, with translation MSSIPMIEQTAGKGAARAAARRGGGNRRTGFGAGRRPGFPTYGFLGAVLLASIFPLYWSFLVGSHDNTVLSRGIPLLPGGNFLANAAKVFDSIPFWKAMGNSLIVSGVTAASVVVFSTLAGFAFAKLRFRGSRALLVFVIATMAVPTQLGVVPLFIVMSKLGWTGSLWAVIIPGLVTAFGVFWMTQYLRDALPDELIEAARMDGASMIQTFLHIGFPAARPAAAMLALFTFVATWTNFFWPFIVLDPSNPTLPVALQLLQAAHFVDYSVVLAGAVLATVPLLLLFIAAGRQLVSGIMQGAVKG, from the coding sequence GTGAGCTCCATTCCCATGATCGAACAGACTGCCGGCAAAGGTGCGGCCAGGGCAGCGGCCCGGCGCGGCGGCGGCAACCGGCGGACAGGCTTCGGCGCAGGCCGCCGCCCGGGCTTCCCCACGTATGGCTTCCTCGGTGCCGTGCTGCTTGCCTCGATCTTTCCGCTGTACTGGTCGTTCCTGGTGGGCAGCCATGACAACACCGTCCTCAGCCGTGGCATCCCGCTGCTTCCCGGCGGGAACTTCCTGGCCAATGCGGCCAAGGTCTTCGACAGCATCCCGTTCTGGAAGGCGATGGGTAACAGCCTGATCGTTTCCGGCGTGACGGCCGCATCCGTCGTCGTCTTTTCCACCCTGGCGGGGTTCGCCTTTGCCAAGCTCCGCTTCCGCGGCAGCAGGGCCCTGCTGGTGTTCGTGATCGCCACCATGGCGGTCCCCACCCAGCTGGGCGTGGTCCCGTTGTTCATCGTGATGTCCAAACTGGGGTGGACGGGCTCCCTGTGGGCGGTCATCATCCCCGGCCTCGTGACGGCGTTCGGGGTGTTCTGGATGACGCAGTACCTTCGGGATGCCCTGCCGGACGAGCTGATCGAGGCCGCCCGGATGGACGGCGCCTCGATGATCCAGACGTTCCTGCACATCGGTTTTCCGGCAGCGCGCCCGGCGGCCGCCATGCTGGCGCTGTTCACTTTCGTGGCCACCTGGACCAACTTCTTCTGGCCTTTCATTGTCCTTGACCCCTCCAACCCCACCCTCCCGGTGGCCCTGCAGCTGCTGCAGGCCGCCCACTTCGTGGACTACTCCGTGGTCCTGGCCGGCGCCGTCCTGGCCACCGTCCCACTCCTGCTGCTGTTCATTGCCGCAGGCCGTCAACTCGTATCCGGAATCATGCAAGGAGCAGTCAAAGGATGA
- a CDS encoding glycoside hydrolase family 1 protein produces the protein MSSTQRPFPEDFLWGTATAAYQIEGAAHAEGRGDSIWDVFARLPGAVADGHNGDMACDHYRRYRQDVALMGRLNMKAYRFSTSWARCMPDGVTPNPDGIAFYSRLVDELLAAGITPWLTLYHWDLPQALEDNGGWANRDTAYRFADYAALMHSVLGDRVRIWTTLNEPWCSAFLGYAAGIHAPGRQEPRAALAAAHHLLLGHGLAAAELRRRDTEASLGITLNLTVSDPRDPGSESDRDAARRIDGQFNRIFLDPLFRGEYPADVLADVAHLGMADLVQDGDLELIATPLDLLGVNYYHGESLTKDLAGAQEQAAPETTSVPGQATRAVASPFVAADGARSVRRGLPVTGMGWEVQPEGLRRLLNRLHTEYTGPAGIPIYITENGAAYDDVPDATGFVDDQDRLGFFAAHLDAVHRAIADGVDVRGYLAWSLLDNFEWSFGYHQRFGMVRVDYCTQDRIPKASALWYSSVASGNALPAGSSPVPPPARGVVLSV, from the coding sequence ATGAGTTCCACCCAACGTCCGTTTCCGGAGGACTTCCTCTGGGGGACGGCAACAGCTGCCTACCAAATCGAGGGCGCAGCACACGCCGAAGGCCGGGGGGACTCCATCTGGGATGTGTTCGCCCGGCTCCCCGGTGCCGTGGCGGATGGCCACAACGGGGACATGGCCTGCGACCACTACCGGCGCTACCGGCAGGACGTGGCGCTCATGGGCCGGCTGAACATGAAGGCCTACCGGTTCTCCACCTCCTGGGCCCGCTGCATGCCTGACGGCGTCACACCCAATCCTGACGGGATCGCCTTCTACTCCCGGCTGGTGGATGAGCTGCTGGCTGCCGGCATCACCCCGTGGCTGACCCTCTACCACTGGGACCTGCCCCAGGCCCTGGAAGACAACGGCGGGTGGGCCAACCGGGACACCGCCTACCGCTTCGCCGACTACGCGGCACTTATGCACAGCGTGCTGGGGGACAGGGTCCGCATCTGGACCACCCTCAACGAACCGTGGTGCTCGGCGTTCCTGGGTTACGCGGCAGGAATCCACGCTCCGGGCCGGCAGGAACCCCGGGCCGCCCTGGCTGCGGCGCACCACCTGCTGCTCGGCCACGGCCTGGCAGCGGCGGAGCTCCGCCGCCGGGATACGGAGGCCTCCCTGGGCATCACCCTGAACCTGACAGTCTCCGACCCGAGGGATCCCGGCAGCGAAAGCGACCGTGATGCAGCGAGGCGGATTGACGGGCAGTTCAACCGGATCTTCCTTGACCCGCTGTTCCGCGGCGAATACCCGGCTGACGTCCTGGCGGACGTAGCGCACCTGGGAATGGCGGACCTGGTGCAGGACGGCGACCTTGAGCTGATTGCCACGCCGCTGGATCTCCTGGGCGTCAACTACTACCACGGCGAATCGCTCACCAAGGATCTGGCAGGGGCCCAGGAACAGGCGGCCCCGGAAACCACATCGGTCCCCGGGCAGGCAACCCGCGCGGTGGCATCGCCGTTCGTGGCGGCCGACGGCGCCAGGTCGGTCCGCCGGGGCCTTCCTGTCACGGGAATGGGCTGGGAGGTGCAACCCGAAGGACTCCGGCGCCTGCTCAACCGACTCCACACCGAGTACACGGGACCGGCCGGGATCCCGATCTACATCACCGAGAACGGCGCAGCCTATGACGACGTGCCCGATGCCACAGGTTTCGTGGACGACCAGGACCGGCTGGGCTTCTTCGCCGCCCATCTTGACGCCGTGCACCGGGCCATTGCGGACGGCGTGGATGTCCGCGGCTACCTCGCGTGGTCACTGCTGGACAACTTCGAGTGGTCCTTCGGCTACCACCAGCGTTTTGGCATGGTCCGGGTGGACTATTGCACCCAGGACCGGATTCCGAAAGCGAGCGCGCTGTGGTACTCATCGGTGGCAT